The Candidatus Pantoea soli genome window below encodes:
- the hmsP gene encoding biofilm formation regulator HmsP encodes MRVSRSLTIKQMATVSAVALITICIFIVIQLFHFVQQRRVDYAQQMENVAHTVRQPLSEAVLKADIPQAERILNTLKPAGILSRADVVLPNAFQALHADFAPEKPVPRLVARLFELPVQITLPLYSVERGGLPKPIAYLVLQADSSRVYQFLLSTLSTMITTYLLLALILSVAISWCINRLIVHPLRHISRELQELPPPAILTHKLALPPDHRDDEIGMLIRSYNRNQQVLESIHDEMSRLTTHVAVTDLPNRALFLALLDQHVRHYQGRQPWGLMAIRIETLQEANGVLSDEQRDTLMLTLVEKIRSTIDDHTLLAQTGPSDFALLMKRAHNPFRAMRLARNLMLRINQPVNLHQLQLRPNASIGLALHDDATLSAGEQLDRATSAMMSARHHGKNQILFFDPALTERAQKRLTQEHDILQGLQEGQFTLYLQPQINMATGALTGAEALLRMRMPDGSYGLPEEFIASAEEIGVISAIGRWVFEEACRIIAGWQRRGIHLPLSVNISAMQLRDASMVSHLQGLLERHRIAPGSFVLEITETAQMGDAEQAMALLRSLQQTGVAVALDDFGMGYSNLNYLHQFKALPVNKLKMDRSFVAALPDDDTMVRIVAAIAEIIHLDVIAEGVETAEQRDWLLARGITLGQGYLYAEALPLTVFNHRWLNSSSPAE; translated from the coding sequence TTGCGCGTCAGTCGCTCGCTCACGATAAAGCAGATGGCCACCGTTTCCGCCGTGGCGCTGATTACTATCTGTATCTTTATCGTTATCCAGTTATTCCACTTTGTGCAGCAGCGCAGAGTCGACTACGCCCAGCAAATGGAAAACGTGGCGCATACCGTGCGGCAGCCGCTCTCTGAAGCGGTGCTGAAAGCGGACATTCCGCAGGCGGAGCGCATTCTCAACACCCTGAAACCCGCCGGCATTTTATCGCGCGCCGATGTGGTACTGCCCAACGCCTTCCAGGCATTGCACGCGGATTTTGCGCCGGAAAAGCCGGTGCCGCGGCTGGTTGCCCGGCTGTTTGAGCTGCCGGTGCAAATCACGCTGCCGCTCTATTCCGTCGAGCGCGGCGGATTGCCGAAGCCGATTGCCTATCTGGTGCTGCAGGCGGACTCTTCACGGGTTTACCAGTTCCTGCTCAGCACGCTCTCCACCATGATCACCACCTATCTGCTGCTGGCCCTGATCCTTTCCGTGGCCATCAGCTGGTGTATTAACCGCCTGATTGTCCATCCGCTGCGCCATATCTCGCGTGAGCTGCAGGAGCTGCCACCACCGGCCATCCTCACCCATAAGCTGGCGCTGCCGCCTGACCACCGGGATGATGAAATCGGCATGCTGATCCGCAGTTACAATCGCAACCAGCAGGTGCTGGAATCGATTCACGATGAAATGAGCCGTCTGACCACGCACGTGGCCGTGACCGACCTGCCCAACCGTGCGCTGTTTCTGGCGCTGCTGGACCAGCACGTTCGCCATTATCAGGGACGCCAGCCGTGGGGGCTGATGGCCATTCGCATTGAGACCCTGCAGGAAGCCAACGGCGTACTGAGCGATGAACAGCGCGACACGCTGATGCTGACGCTGGTGGAAAAGATTCGCAGCACCATTGATGACCACACGCTGCTGGCGCAGACCGGACCAAGCGACTTCGCCCTGCTGATGAAGCGCGCGCACAACCCGTTCCGCGCGATGCGTCTGGCGCGCAACCTGATGCTGCGCATTAACCAGCCGGTGAACCTGCACCAGCTGCAGCTGCGGCCCAATGCCAGTATTGGCCTGGCGCTGCACGATGACGCCACGCTCTCCGCCGGCGAACAGCTGGACCGCGCCACCTCGGCGATGATGTCTGCACGCCATCACGGCAAGAACCAGATTCTGTTCTTTGATCCGGCGCTCACCGAGCGCGCGCAGAAACGGCTGACGCAGGAGCACGACATTTTGCAGGGGTTGCAGGAAGGGCAGTTCACGCTCTATCTGCAGCCGCAAATTAATATGGCAACCGGCGCGCTGACCGGCGCCGAAGCGCTGCTGCGCATGCGCATGCCGGATGGCAGTTATGGCCTGCCGGAAGAGTTTATTGCCAGCGCGGAGGAGATCGGCGTGATTTCCGCCATCGGCCGCTGGGTGTTTGAAGAGGCGTGCCGCATCATTGCCGGCTGGCAGCGGCGCGGCATTCATCTTCCGCTCAGCGTGAATATTTCCGCGATGCAGCTGCGCGATGCCAGCATGGTCAGCCATCTGCAGGGTCTGCTGGAGCGGCACCGCATCGCACCCGGCAGTTTTGTGCTGGAGATTACTGAAACCGCGCAGATGGGCGATGCGGAACAGGCGATGGCGCTGCTGCGTTCGCTGCAGCAAACCGGTGTGGCGGTGGCGCTGGACGATTTCGGCATGGGGTATTCCAACCTCAACTATCTGCACCAGTTCAAAGCGCTGCCGGTGAATAAGTTAAAAATGGATCGCAGTTTTGTTGCCGCACTGCCGGATGACGACACCATGGTGCGCATTGTCGCCGCGATCGCGGAAATCATTCACCTTGATGTGATTGCCGAAGGCGTCGAGACGGCCGAGCAGCGCGACTGGCTGCTGGCGCGCGGTATCACCCTCGGTCAGGGCTATCTCTACGCAGAAGCTCTGCCGCTCACGGTATTCAATCACCGCTGGCTGAACAGCTCATCACCCGCAGAATAA